GCGCTGTGGCCCCTGCTCGCCCTGGCGCTGCTCATGGCCGGGGCAGCCATGGCCGTCGGAATCCATCGCCATGACCCCGTTCATGGTGTCCATGACCTGGTCAGCCCAGGGCTCCCCCACCGGACGAGCCTGGGTTCCACCAACAGCTCTGACGTTCGCGGCCTGTGCCCTGCCGTTGCTCTCACCGTTGCCGCCGTGGTGGAACGCCCTGGGTTTTTGGGTCCTGCTGCTGGCCGCCGCGCTGGCCAGCGCCTACCTGGCACTGCCCGCGCTGGGCCGCGACATCGAACTGGATCTGGCCCGAAGCTACTGGGACACCCACGAGGACTGACCCCAGACCCCGCACCCGCCGTCCCTGAGCGCAGATCCCGTAGTAGGGGCCCATCCGGGCACAGGGGGTGAACCGGCAGGTGGCCACGCCCGCTCCCCAGCCCCACCACGAGCGCCTACCCGCCATAAGTCACCCCGCACGTTCCGGTTCCCGGCAGCGCCCCGGAGCCCCGCGACACCGAATTGACTTCCGGGTAAGTTACCAGTGAGTCAATTCGGTGGTTAGACTCCCCCCGTGGCCACCACCAAGAACAACCGCACCGGAACCAAAGGCGTCCCCCGCGCCCAACGCGAACAACTCATCCTGGACGCCGCCGCCCACGAGTTCGCCCACCACGGCTACGCCACCGCCTCCGTCGCCGCCATCGCCCAACGCTCAGACATCTCCAAACCCCTGGTCTACGCCTACTTCAACTCCAAAGAAGGCCTCTCCCAAGCCTGCCTGCACCGCGCCGGAAAACCCCTGGTCCAAGCCGTCACCGACGCCCAACTCCCCGCACCCGCCCACATCCGCGCCGCCGCCACCCTCCAGGCCATCTTCACCACCCTGCAACCACGCCCCCACGACTGGTCCGTGCTCTACGACCCCACCCTGCCGCCCGGCACCCCCACCACCACCGCACAGCACTACCGCCAACGCCTCAACTCCCTGGGCGCCACCGGCATCAGCCAAATCCTCAACCACCACGGCGACCACGACCCCCACGACCACGACCTCCTCACCCAGGTGTGGTTCTCCACCGTCACCACCGCCGTCACCTGGTGGCTGGCCCACCCCGAACACAGCGCCCAGGACATGACCCACCGCTGCCAACGCCTCCTGAACACCCTGCTCACCCACCCCACCTAAAACACCGAACAGGACCCCACCAGCCCACCCCGCTCACCACGGGGCACCGAACCTGGCCACGTAGTGCCACACCCGCTTCAACGACTGCGGCTCCCACTCCCCCGAGCGCGCCGCATCCCCCACCACCTTCGGCGTCAACCACCCGCCCACCGCCAACCGCTCCCCCAGCTCCACGAACTCCCGCCCCCGATAGGCGGGATGACGCCGCAACTCCCCCACCGACAACCGAAAACCCCCGTGCCAGGACAGCGCACACCCCAACCCCCGGGCGGCCTCCTCCACCGCCGTGCCGCGAAAACTCGGATCCAGCACCAGCTCGGCCACGTCCACGCCCCAGCGGACGGGCCCGTGCACCTGCGCCTCCACGTACTCATCCAGTACGTCCCGTCCCGCACCACCGTTGACCGACCCGCGGGCCAGTTCCACCAGCCCCATGCGCTCGCCCACCCCGAAGTCACAGGGCTCGAAAGTGCTGTCGGGGTAACAGAACGTGCTGCGCTGCGCCACCTGCGGCCCCAGCCGGAAGAAACACGACCCGAACCGGGGCGCCGCACCCACCTGGCTGTCCGCCCAGTCCAGAGCCCCGTACACCGGCCGAGAACACACCGGAGCCCGGTCATAGGCCCCACCGAACATGCGGCTCTCCCACCGCCACCGGTCCCCGCCCTCGAACGCGGTCAACCCGCCGTTGCTGGTCCCGGTCACGAACTGGGACCGGTACACACCCTCCAGGGCCATGCGCTCGACCACGGTGCGCCCACCCGCCCACCGGTCGGGGTGGAAGTTCAGCGTCACCGACCACCCGGACTCGAACCCACCACCCCAGGAACGCTCCCGCACCCACTCCAGCGCCCGTTGGGCCGCCAGCTGCCCCCGAGCCCCATCACAGCCGCCACCACACCCGCACCCGTGTGCTCTCAGCTCATGCATGGCCCCGATCCTGCACCACCCCCCGGGCCGACCCCACCCGTTTTCCACCCAATCCCACCCAATCCCGCCCCGCCCCCAGAACCCGAGGCCCGACCCCACCACACAACAACCACCCACACAAACCTCACCCGATCCACCCCCACCACCGACCCCGCACCCGTACCCTGCCCCCATGCTCATCCGCACCCTGTGCCGAGGCTGCCTGGGCAGCGGCACACAGGTCCAGGTCCTGCCCTACACCCCCCGACACCTCCCACCAGCCCAGACCCTCATCCCTCGCCCCTGCCCCCACTGCGCGGGCGACGGCCACCACCACCTCGCCGCCACCCACCGCCCCACCCTGGGCCACACACCCGACACAGACGGGATCTAGCCCACCCACCGGATACCGGCATGTTTACGTAACGGTCGGGCACACCACGCGAAACACCCCGCCCCCAGCCTCCTAGGTACACCCCCGAACAGCACCCGACCCGAGGATGTGGGCATGGCCCGCTCCCGCCTGAGCGCCCTGCCCCAGACCCTGGCCGACACCATCACCGTCATCGACGCCGGACGCCTCAACCACACCGGCCCGCGCACCAAACTCACCCACGCCAGCGCCCACGCCCTCATGGCCATCTGAACTCAGGGGCCGGGAAAGGCCACGGCAACCGCACCGGCACCCGGCACAAAAAGGAGGCCGCCCACCCGGGCAGATCC
This DNA window, taken from Nocardiopsis exhalans, encodes the following:
- a CDS encoding DUF3626 domain-containing protein; this encodes MHELRAHGCGCGGGCDGARGQLAAQRALEWVRERSWGGGFESGWSVTLNFHPDRWAGGRTVVERMALEGVYRSQFVTGTSNGGLTAFEGGDRWRWESRMFGGAYDRAPVCSRPVYGALDWADSQVGAAPRFGSCFFRLGPQVAQRSTFCYPDSTFEPCDFGVGERMGLVELARGSVNGGAGRDVLDEYVEAQVHGPVRWGVDVAELVLDPSFRGTAVEEAARGLGCALSWHGGFRLSVGELRRHPAYRGREFVELGERLAVGGWLTPKVVGDAARSGEWEPQSLKRVWHYVARFGAPW
- a CDS encoding TetR/AcrR family transcriptional regulator; its protein translation is MATTKNNRTGTKGVPRAQREQLILDAAAHEFAHHGYATASVAAIAQRSDISKPLVYAYFNSKEGLSQACLHRAGKPLVQAVTDAQLPAPAHIRAAATLQAIFTTLQPRPHDWSVLYDPTLPPGTPTTTAQHYRQRLNSLGATGISQILNHHGDHDPHDHDLLTQVWFSTVTTAVTWWLAHPEHSAQDMTHRCQRLLNTLLTHPT